In Paenibacillus sp. FSL M7-0420, a single genomic region encodes these proteins:
- a CDS encoding succinate dehydrogenase cytochrome b558 subunit — MRGFYSRKIHSLLGVIPLGAFFLEHMLTNFAAVEGGASGFTDSVLWLNSLPLVFFLELFGIWLPLLYHGVYGLYIAYQSKPNLNRYNLERNWRYTLQRISGVVTFIFIVWHLWDTRVQVALGKVEHDQLGGVMHNIVTQPLLMTLYIVGIVAACFHFSNGLWSFLISWGITVGPRSQRVSSVLCLGIFVIVTFMFVLSLVTFRNDEFQTAATAMQSVRSFI; from the coding sequence ATGAGAGGATTTTATTCCAGAAAGATTCATTCCTTGCTCGGCGTTATCCCGCTCGGGGCATTCTTCCTTGAGCACATGCTGACGAACTTCGCAGCAGTAGAGGGTGGCGCTTCTGGTTTCACAGACAGTGTGCTGTGGCTGAACAGCCTGCCGCTTGTCTTCTTCCTGGAATTGTTCGGCATCTGGCTGCCGCTGCTGTACCATGGAGTCTACGGCCTGTACATCGCGTACCAGTCCAAGCCGAACCTGAACCGCTACAATCTTGAGCGCAACTGGCGTTATACGCTGCAGCGGATCAGCGGAGTTGTCACCTTCATCTTCATTGTCTGGCATCTGTGGGACACCCGCGTCCAGGTAGCGCTCGGCAAGGTGGAGCATGATCAGCTTGGCGGAGTGATGCATAACATTGTGACCCAGCCGCTGCTGATGACTCTCTATATTGTCGGAATCGTGGCTGCCTGCTTCCACTTCTCCAACGGTCTATGGTCGTTCCTGATCAGCTGGGGAATCACGGTGGGTCCGCGTTCGCAGAGAGTATCGTCCGTACTTTGCCTAGGTATTTTTGTTATCGTTACTTTCATGTTCGTCCTGTCGCTGGTTACCTTCCGTAACGATGAATTCCAAACTGCCGCTACGGCGATGCAGTCAGTGCGCAGTTTTATTTAA
- a CDS encoding ion channel, which yields MAWWIWAFNIIVIVFLVLRFGRMKLNWMGRGVLLAPILIYALISVEDLLNLIDLGTIVPGNRGLRGLILFFVLASVLFYILFIFHEIRDSNSKEVRLQQTLVRISTAAFTCIVFFTVVYTSIYKLFGQSSFQGEGLGQDLLSQLITFLYFSVATFTTVGYGDIAPIDNTSRLVVVMQICFSFITVAYALSMLGLFRKILGGNTTEEEIEAAIEVDIDDKVDEAVEDKEEELEEQGTQDFRQK from the coding sequence ATGGCATGGTGGATCTGGGCCTTCAATATCATTGTCATTGTATTCCTGGTACTGAGGTTTGGCCGGATGAAGCTGAACTGGATGGGCAGAGGCGTGCTGCTCGCTCCTATTCTGATCTATGCGCTGATCTCGGTGGAGGATCTGCTGAACCTGATCGATCTGGGGACGATTGTGCCCGGCAACCGGGGACTGCGCGGACTGATTCTGTTTTTTGTCCTGGCTTCAGTCCTGTTCTATATTCTGTTTATTTTCCATGAAATCAGGGATTCCAACAGCAAGGAAGTCAGGCTGCAGCAGACGCTGGTCCGGATCAGCACCGCTGCGTTCACCTGCATTGTTTTTTTTACAGTCGTATATACATCGATTTATAAGCTGTTTGGACAGTCCTCGTTCCAGGGAGAAGGCTTGGGCCAGGATCTGCTTAGCCAGTTGATTACATTCCTCTATTTCAGCGTGGCTACTTTTACGACAGTCGGTTACGGGGATATAGCTCCCATAGATAATACCTCAAGGCTGGTTGTAGTTATGCAGATCTGCTTCAGCTTCATTACGGTCGCTTATGCGCTGTCCATGCTGGGCTTGTTCCGCAAGATTCTTGGGGGAAATACCACGGAGGAAGAGATTGAGGCGGCCATTGAAGTAGATATTGATGATAAGGTGGATGAAGCCGTAGAGGATAAGGAAGAGGAGCTGGAGGAGCAGGGAACGCAGGATTTCAGGCAGAAATAA
- a CDS encoding DUF3891 family protein gives MICREQDGTLVMTKQHEHGLLAGEFAKWFKEEHTPAEGRRAEVLWAVSNHDRGWIDLDETPFWNDAEGLPYSFLDFPVVPKLTFYRRGIDEVEAKTPYGALLCSSHFERLIEVSGEECPELTQYLEGEADRRARIHRELEQSKPLEEGELYYDARLLQFCDDLSLFLALSRPGSAESEKHPWFVDGFSGSEEFSFTSGRAIEAEWQDSATLTLTPFPFTQEVEVSFKQRRVSRADIKDKGIARAYREAPEEECRIRVISGPEEDSRAKTGAGQHTKG, from the coding sequence GTGATTTGCCGTGAACAGGATGGAACGCTTGTAATGACGAAGCAGCATGAGCACGGGCTGCTGGCTGGAGAATTTGCTAAGTGGTTCAAGGAAGAGCATACGCCCGCGGAAGGCCGCCGGGCTGAGGTATTGTGGGCAGTAAGCAACCATGACCGGGGCTGGATTGATCTGGATGAGACACCGTTCTGGAATGATGCGGAGGGGCTGCCTTACAGCTTCCTCGATTTTCCCGTTGTGCCGAAGCTGACCTTTTATAGACGGGGAATCGATGAGGTGGAAGCGAAGACGCCATACGGGGCGCTGCTGTGCAGCTCGCATTTTGAACGGCTGATTGAGGTGTCGGGTGAGGAGTGCCCGGAGCTGACGCAATATCTGGAGGGTGAAGCGGACCGCCGCGCCCGTATCCACCGGGAGCTGGAGCAGAGCAAGCCGCTTGAAGAAGGCGAGCTGTATTATGACGCCAGACTGCTGCAATTCTGCGATGATCTGTCGCTGTTCTTGGCGCTTAGTAGGCCGGGCAGCGCCGAATCCGAGAAGCATCCCTGGTTCGTAGACGGCTTCTCCGGCAGCGAGGAATTCAGCTTCACCTCCGGCCGTGCCATTGAGGCGGAGTGGCAGGACAGTGCGACGCTGACCCTGACTCCGTTCCCGTTCACACAGGAGGTTGAAGTAAGCTTCAAGCAGCGGCGGGTCAGCCGGGCGGACATTAAGGATAAGGGAATTGCCCGCGCCTACCGCGAAGCTCCTGAGGAAGAATGCCGGATCAGGGTCATTAGCGGACCAGAGGAGGACTCGCGGGCTAAGACTGGAGCCGGTCAGCACACTAAGGGGTAG
- a CDS encoding ABC transporter permease — translation MLKAASASQTNHSPLLRRKQGFSYYLQRDWQLYLLVMLPLAFVIVFKYLPMTGLVIAFKDYKIARGFWGSEWAGLQVFQDLFAKPDFIRAVRNTLLLNVLDLCFSFTMPIVLALLLNEIKSVRFKRINQTVLYLPHFLSWVIIGAIAYQLLSEGGGVVNNLIELMGGTRIPFLQQDTNWLISYLVIGVWQSMGWGTIIYLAAMSGINPEMYEAATVDGAGRWRKVWNITLPSIRATIVTLLIMALGKVMDGSFERIYALQNKATTEFTTTIPVLVYRWGIESGNFSRATAIGLFQSVIGIILVISADRVAKKLGEDGIL, via the coding sequence ATGTTGAAAGCTGCAAGCGCTTCACAAACGAATCACAGTCCTTTATTAAGAAGGAAACAGGGGTTCAGCTATTATTTACAGCGGGATTGGCAGCTCTATCTGCTGGTGATGCTTCCGCTGGCTTTTGTCATCGTATTCAAATATTTGCCCATGACCGGACTTGTAATCGCCTTCAAGGACTATAAGATCGCCAGAGGCTTCTGGGGCAGTGAATGGGCCGGGCTGCAGGTCTTCCAGGACCTGTTCGCCAAGCCTGATTTCATCCGGGCCGTCCGCAACACTCTGCTGCTGAACGTGCTTGACCTGTGCTTCAGCTTCACGATGCCGATTGTGCTGGCTCTGCTGCTGAACGAGATCAAGAGTGTACGGTTCAAAAGAATCAATCAGACGGTGCTGTATTTGCCCCATTTCCTCTCCTGGGTCATTATCGGAGCCATCGCGTATCAGCTCCTCAGTGAGGGGGGCGGCGTTGTCAATAACCTCATAGAGCTGATGGGAGGCACCCGGATTCCGTTCCTGCAGCAGGATACGAATTGGCTCATTAGCTATCTCGTGATCGGGGTCTGGCAGAGCATGGGCTGGGGCACGATTATCTACCTGGCGGCGATGAGCGGCATCAACCCTGAGATGTATGAAGCGGCTACGGTGGACGGGGCAGGCCGCTGGAGAAAGGTATGGAATATCACCCTTCCATCGATCCGGGCAACGATTGTGACGCTCTTGATTATGGCGCTGGGCAAAGTAATGGACGGCTCCTTCGAGCGGATATACGCGCTCCAGAACAAGGCCACCACGGAATTCACCACCACCATTCCCGTTCTGGTGTACCGCTGGGGGATTGAGAGTGGTAATTTCAGCCGGGCGACCGCCATCGGATTATTCCAGTCCGTCATCGGGATTATTCTGGTCATTTCCGCGGACCGCGTAGCCAAGAAGCTTGGCGAGGATGGGATTTTGTAG
- a CDS encoding carbohydrate ABC transporter permease: MKAIAGGTAAPHKARIDIWETLIRLVIIIISLICLLPFIHVVSKSLSSDSFVIANKVFLWPQGFTIEAYKKIFADASILRSLYISVIVTVLFTILGMILTICAAYPLSRTQFKGRRVITFIFLFTMYFSGGIIPDYMNINNLGLMDTIWSLVLPLSFSAFNLLIMKTSLTHGIPVSLEESARIDGAGHFRILFSIVLPLSKPIMATLALFYAVGRWNAYQDALFYIKHETSLRPLQLKLYYLVIQASESFQLEASQVQLSNPEVLKASVVVFATLPILCVYPFVQKYFVQGVMLGAVKE, from the coding sequence ATGAAAGCAATTGCCGGAGGCACTGCCGCACCCCATAAAGCACGTATCGATATCTGGGAAACGCTGATCCGCCTCGTCATTATTATCATCTCATTGATCTGCCTGCTGCCGTTCATTCATGTCGTATCGAAATCGCTGAGCTCTGACTCCTTCGTCATTGCCAACAAGGTCTTTCTGTGGCCGCAGGGCTTCACCATTGAAGCGTATAAAAAAATCTTCGCGGATGCCAGTATCCTCCGTTCCCTGTATATCTCGGTCATCGTGACGGTGCTGTTCACCATTCTGGGCATGATCCTGACCATCTGCGCCGCCTACCCGCTGTCCCGAACCCAGTTCAAGGGCCGCAGGGTGATCACCTTCATCTTCCTGTTCACCATGTATTTCAGCGGGGGCATCATTCCCGACTATATGAACATCAATAATCTGGGGCTGATGGATACCATCTGGTCACTGGTGCTGCCCCTCTCCTTCAGTGCCTTCAATCTGCTGATTATGAAGACTTCTCTAACGCACGGGATTCCCGTAAGTCTGGAAGAGTCTGCGCGGATCGACGGTGCCGGGCATTTCCGGATTCTGTTCAGCATTGTGCTGCCTTTATCCAAGCCGATTATGGCGACACTCGCTCTCTTCTATGCAGTGGGACGCTGGAATGCTTATCAGGACGCATTGTTCTATATCAAGCACGAGACCTCGCTCCGGCCGCTTCAGCTCAAGCTGTATTATCTGGTCATTCAGGCAAGTGAAAGCTTTCAGCTGGAGGCCAGCCAGGTGCAGCTCAGCAATCCCGAAGTTCTGAAGGCGTCAGTCGTTGTATTCGCTACCTTGCCTATCCTCTGTGTGTATCCGTTCGTCCAGAAATACTTCGTTCAAGGTGTTATGCTTGGAGCCGTCAAGGAGTAA
- the sdhA gene encoding succinate dehydrogenase flavoprotein subunit: MASADIIIVGGGLAGLMATIKAAESGAHVHLFSLVPVKRSHSVCAQGGINGAVNTKGEGDSPWEHFDDTVYGGDFLANQPPVKAMCEAAPGIIHLMDRMGVMFNRTPEGLLDFRRFGGTKRHRTAFAGATTGQQLLYALDEQVRRWEAEGLVTKSENWEFLSVILDDERVCRGISAQNLKTMEIQTFPADAVILASGGPGIIFGKTTNSVINTGTAASAVYQQGVHYANGEFIQIHPTAIPGDDKLRLMSESARGEGGRIWTYKDGKPWYFLEEKYPSYGNLVPRDIATREIFNVCVDQGLGINGENMVYLDLSHKDPKELDVKLGGIIEIYEKFMGDDPRKIPMKIFPAVHYSMGGMWVDYNQMTNIPGLFAAGECEYQYHGANRLGANSLVSAIYGGMVSGPKAVEYIKGLKKSVQDISSTVFDSFHKTQTDKYESLLGMTGTENAYVIHKELGEWMTANMTVVRENKKLEATIGKIKELKERYKNINMSDTSRWSNQGVAFTRQLWNMLELSEAMTLGALLRNESRGAHYKPEFPTRNDEEFLKTTKAAWTADGPQISYEEVDVSLIPPRVRDYSKD; the protein is encoded by the coding sequence ATGGCATCAGCCGATATCATCATCGTGGGCGGCGGTCTGGCCGGCCTGATGGCTACCATTAAGGCCGCTGAATCCGGCGCGCATGTACATCTATTCTCACTGGTCCCTGTCAAAAGATCACATTCCGTCTGCGCGCAAGGCGGCATCAATGGCGCCGTGAATACCAAGGGCGAGGGCGACTCGCCCTGGGAGCATTTCGACGATACCGTCTATGGCGGCGACTTCCTGGCCAACCAGCCTCCGGTGAAGGCCATGTGCGAAGCGGCACCCGGCATTATTCACCTGATGGACCGGATGGGCGTAATGTTCAACCGTACGCCGGAGGGGCTGCTTGACTTCCGCCGGTTCGGCGGAACCAAGCGCCACCGTACAGCCTTCGCGGGTGCGACTACCGGTCAGCAGCTGCTCTATGCACTGGATGAGCAGGTGCGCCGCTGGGAGGCGGAAGGCCTGGTTACCAAGAGCGAGAACTGGGAATTCCTCTCGGTGATTCTGGATGACGAGCGGGTCTGCCGCGGTATCAGCGCCCAGAATCTCAAGACGATGGAGATTCAGACCTTCCCGGCGGACGCGGTCATTCTGGCCAGCGGCGGTCCGGGGATTATTTTCGGCAAAACCACGAATTCGGTCATCAACACAGGAACCGCAGCAAGCGCCGTGTATCAACAGGGTGTGCATTATGCGAACGGGGAATTCATTCAGATTCACCCGACGGCGATTCCCGGCGATGACAAGCTGCGGCTGATGTCGGAATCGGCGCGCGGTGAAGGCGGGCGGATCTGGACCTATAAGGACGGTAAGCCGTGGTACTTCCTTGAAGAGAAATATCCTTCGTACGGTAACCTGGTGCCGCGCGATATTGCTACCCGTGAGATTTTCAATGTGTGTGTGGATCAGGGGCTGGGCATTAACGGCGAGAACATGGTCTACCTGGATCTGTCGCATAAGGACCCGAAGGAGCTTGACGTTAAGCTGGGCGGCATTATTGAGATCTACGAGAAGTTCATGGGGGATGATCCCCGCAAGATTCCGATGAAAATCTTCCCGGCTGTGCATTATTCGATGGGCGGCATGTGGGTCGACTATAATCAAATGACGAATATTCCCGGCTTGTTCGCGGCAGGGGAATGTGAATATCAATACCACGGGGCCAACCGTCTGGGAGCGAATTCCCTGGTCTCTGCCATTTATGGCGGGATGGTCTCCGGTCCGAAGGCTGTGGAATACATCAAGGGCCTTAAGAAATCGGTGCAGGATATCTCCTCCACGGTGTTCGACAGCTTCCACAAGACGCAGACCGATAAATATGAGTCGCTGCTGGGGATGACTGGCACAGAGAATGCTTACGTGATCCATAAGGAGCTTGGCGAATGGATGACGGCGAACATGACCGTGGTGCGTGAGAACAAGAAGCTGGAAGCGACGATCGGCAAAATCAAAGAGCTGAAGGAACGCTACAAAAATATCAATATGAGCGACACTTCGCGCTGGAGCAACCAGGGCGTGGCCTTCACCCGCCAGCTGTGGAACATGCTGGAGCTGTCGGAGGCGATGACGCTTGGAGCCCTCCTGCGTAATGAGAGTCGGGGCGCACATTACAAGCCGGAGTTCCCGACACGTAATGATGAGGAATTCCTCAAGACCACCAAAGCGGCCTGGACGGCTGACGGCCCGCAGATCTCCTACGAGGAAGTCGATGTATCACTGATTCCTCCGCGCGTGCGGGATTACTCGAAGGACTGA
- a CDS encoding ABC transporter substrate-binding protein: protein MSKRSVYSLMMASVMTAGLLAGCSGGNNTKDTAESSSKPAETAAATNQAEGAYPDYSKGFEKKVSLDIPVYERAYEGWNVSDNYYTRWVQAEFGDKYNIEVNYVPITRSKEVTDFEQLLASHKAPDIIFHYDMPQALTYYGEDVMQPLDYAEIQNYAPTYWKSMGETIEQYGTVDDQKTFFFAARPEADNFVNIIRKDWVEKVGMKVEDLTSLEKYNEMLAKWKEAGLGVSGGNLLQNFFNFNYPFRKWPVDAKYRALYSDLSVADLTTEETEAYLRNLNYQYNNGLIDKEFYLRNDEPKIKAEFVAGKTGNFGFYLANNTDVFAATLQNNPDAEFAVVPPYAGVPEGNKPQGRAYWPFGFIMGINYESTPEERAAVWMYLEWLSQPENLFKFQNGIEGENYTLDADGIALKNPDYKGEAVLAQNNNKDYWGLVTEIAQYPDEAKTRKANLRNWAPAGYEPLADDLVKYYDEVAEFRTPDALFNVVLEKVNEYKADLNTLFQELYVKVVLAPEAEFDATYEAAKKTYLEAGYQEILDEKQAAIDAGKFR, encoded by the coding sequence ATGAGTAAAAGAAGCGTGTATTCGTTAATGATGGCATCCGTCATGACGGCCGGCCTGCTGGCCGGGTGTTCCGGGGGAAATAACACCAAGGATACAGCCGAATCCAGCAGTAAGCCGGCCGAGACAGCCGCTGCTACGAACCAAGCCGAAGGAGCCTATCCTGATTATTCCAAGGGCTTCGAGAAAAAAGTCTCGCTCGACATTCCGGTCTATGAGCGTGCCTATGAAGGCTGGAACGTGTCCGATAACTATTATACCCGCTGGGTGCAGGCGGAGTTCGGCGACAAATATAATATAGAGGTTAATTATGTGCCGATCACCCGCTCCAAGGAAGTAACGGATTTCGAACAGCTGCTGGCTTCGCACAAGGCTCCGGATATTATTTTCCACTATGATATGCCGCAAGCGCTTACTTATTATGGTGAGGATGTGATGCAGCCGCTCGACTATGCAGAGATTCAGAATTATGCGCCGACCTACTGGAAAAGTATGGGTGAGACGATTGAACAGTATGGTACCGTGGATGATCAGAAGACCTTCTTCTTCGCTGCGCGTCCTGAAGCGGACAACTTCGTCAACATTATCCGCAAGGACTGGGTGGAAAAGGTAGGCATGAAGGTTGAGGATCTGACCTCGCTGGAGAAGTATAACGAGATGCTGGCCAAGTGGAAGGAAGCCGGGCTCGGGGTAAGCGGCGGCAATCTGCTGCAGAACTTCTTCAACTTCAACTATCCGTTCCGTAAATGGCCGGTGGATGCGAAATATCGTGCGCTGTATTCCGATCTCAGCGTGGCCGATCTGACTACAGAGGAGACTGAGGCTTACCTGCGTAACCTCAATTATCAGTATAACAATGGCCTGATTGATAAGGAATTCTATCTGCGTAACGATGAACCGAAGATTAAGGCTGAATTTGTGGCAGGCAAAACCGGCAACTTCGGCTTCTATCTGGCGAACAACACCGATGTCTTTGCGGCTACGCTGCAGAATAACCCGGATGCTGAATTTGCGGTAGTGCCGCCGTATGCGGGAGTTCCGGAAGGCAATAAGCCTCAAGGACGCGCTTACTGGCCGTTCGGCTTCATTATGGGGATTAACTATGAGTCTACGCCTGAAGAACGCGCAGCGGTATGGATGTATCTGGAATGGCTCAGCCAGCCGGAGAACCTGTTCAAGTTCCAGAACGGGATCGAAGGGGAGAACTATACGCTTGACGCAGACGGCATTGCGCTGAAGAATCCGGATTATAAGGGCGAAGCGGTGCTGGCACAGAACAATAACAAGGACTATTGGGGTCTGGTGACAGAAATTGCCCAGTACCCGGATGAAGCCAAGACCCGCAAGGCCAACCTGCGCAACTGGGCACCGGCCGGTTATGAGCCGCTGGCGGATGATCTGGTGAAGTATTATGACGAGGTTGCCGAATTCCGTACACCGGATGCCCTGTTCAATGTGGTGCTGGAGAAGGTGAACGAATACAAGGCCGATCTGAATACGCTGTTCCAGGAGCTGTACGTGAAGGTGGTGCTCGCTCCAGAAGCTGAATTCGATGCTACGTATGAAGCCGCCAAGAAGACGTATCTGGAGGCAGGCTACCAGGAGATTCTGGATGAGAAGCAGGCGGCAATTGATGCAGGCAAGTTCCGTTAA
- the sdhB gene encoding succinate dehydrogenase iron-sulfur subunit, with amino-acid sequence MAETAAAPKNVKFIITRQDEPETSPYTEEFELAYRPGMNVISALMEIQRNPVNAKGDNTVPVCWESNCLEEVCGACSMVINGKPRQACAALIDNLEQPVRIEPMKTFPVVRDLVIDRSRMFNALKRVKAWIPIDGTYDLGPGPRMPEKKRQWAYELSKCMTCGVCLEACPNVNEKTDFIGPAAISQVRLFNAHPTGEMNAEERLDALMDDGGIDGCGNSQNCVRACPKGIPLTTSIAEINKQTTKHMFKRWLGV; translated from the coding sequence ATGGCGGAAACAGCAGCAGCTCCCAAAAATGTGAAATTTATTATTACCCGCCAGGATGAACCGGAGACCAGCCCCTATACGGAGGAGTTCGAGCTTGCCTACCGCCCGGGGATGAACGTGATCAGCGCACTGATGGAGATTCAGCGTAATCCGGTGAACGCAAAAGGCGATAATACAGTTCCTGTATGCTGGGAATCCAACTGTCTGGAAGAGGTCTGCGGTGCTTGCTCCATGGTGATCAACGGCAAGCCCCGTCAGGCCTGTGCAGCGCTGATCGACAATCTGGAGCAGCCGGTGCGCATTGAGCCGATGAAGACCTTCCCGGTCGTCCGCGACCTGGTGATTGACCGCAGCCGGATGTTCAATGCCCTGAAGCGGGTCAAGGCCTGGATTCCGATTGACGGCACGTATGATCTCGGTCCGGGACCGCGTATGCCGGAGAAGAAACGCCAGTGGGCGTATGAGCTGTCTAAATGCATGACTTGCGGCGTCTGTCTGGAGGCTTGTCCGAATGTCAATGAGAAGACTGACTTCATCGGGCCGGCAGCCATCTCCCAGGTGCGCCTGTTCAACGCTCACCCTACAGGAGAGATGAATGCTGAAGAGCGCCTGGATGCGCTCATGGATGACGGCGGCATCGACGGCTGCGGTAACTCGCAGAACTGTGTGCGGGCCTGCCCGAAGGGCATTCCGCTGACCACCTCCATTGCCGAGATCAACAAGCAGACAACGAAGCATATGTTCAAGCGCTGGCTGGGTGTCTGA
- a CDS encoding metallophosphoesterase, whose product MSKKPFGRSPGRTVPAAPDGAGTGPPLPEGRSGRKMTRRQFLARGAGAVVGAGLLAGGYAWQGEPNWLEVTRRELPLAELPSAFAGTRLVHFSDVHLGFNKDAKDLARLTKHIKEEQPDLICFTGDIVDSYAEDLTDSVPLLAELQAPLGKYAILGNHDYKNTELLTRLLTEAGFRVLRNESYLIKQGGATIAVAGLDDMLHGKPDPEAAVQHIPDGIFTVLLMHEPDYAEVAEAYPFHLQLSGHSHGGQIRLPLVGAPFTPYGSQKYIDGLYYTENKAMPVYVNRGFGETLMPLRFLCRPELTVLTLRRG is encoded by the coding sequence ATGAGCAAAAAGCCGTTCGGGCGCTCTCCCGGGCGTACAGTTCCCGCTGCGCCAGACGGCGCAGGAACGGGTCCCCCGCTGCCGGAAGGCCGAAGCGGCCGCAAGATGACCCGCCGCCAGTTTCTGGCCCGGGGGGCAGGAGCGGTGGTAGGGGCGGGTCTCCTCGCCGGCGGCTATGCCTGGCAAGGGGAGCCGAACTGGTTAGAGGTGACCCGCCGGGAGCTGCCGCTTGCGGAGCTGCCGTCCGCGTTCGCCGGGACCCGGCTGGTTCATTTCAGCGATGTGCATCTGGGCTTCAACAAGGATGCGAAGGATCTGGCCCGGCTGACGAAGCATATCAAGGAAGAGCAGCCGGATCTGATCTGCTTCACCGGGGATATCGTAGACAGCTATGCCGAGGATCTGACCGACTCAGTCCCCTTGCTGGCAGAGCTACAGGCTCCGCTTGGGAAGTATGCCATCCTCGGGAATCATGATTACAAGAATACGGAGCTGCTGACCCGTCTGCTGACGGAGGCCGGATTCCGCGTCCTGCGGAACGAGTCCTATCTGATCAAGCAAGGCGGAGCGACGATTGCTGTAGCAGGACTGGATGATATGCTGCACGGCAAGCCGGACCCGGAGGCAGCTGTGCAGCATATTCCGGACGGCATCTTCACGGTACTGCTGATGCATGAGCCGGATTACGCCGAGGTGGCGGAAGCGTACCCGTTTCACCTTCAGCTCTCGGGGCATAGCCACGGCGGTCAGATTCGCCTGCCGCTGGTCGGCGCGCCGTTCACGCCCTACGGATCTCAGAAATACATAGACGGCTTGTATTATACAGAGAATAAGGCCATGCCAGTGTATGTGAACAGGGGGTTCGGCGAGACATTGATGCCGTTGCGCTTCCTGTGCCGCCCGGAGCTTACTGTGCTGACTCTGCGCCGGGGGTAG
- a CDS encoding LysR family transcriptional regulator, producing the protein MYDDLDAFAAVVEHSSLNRASRQLNLSQPALSRKISKLEERLGVALFNRFGKRLELTEVGRLTYTYALEQRQQRSKFLEALSKFKEGEPQLVTLGASLTTLQTTLPPLVKAYTEKYPAAELKLITGKTHEMVTAVSEGKCDVAIIASQVREPGLRCIPLFEDQLRLVVSEQHPLTLTPRLTMEHLSRLPMILFSKGTWYRRTTDDLFQRCGVDPDVRMEIDSFEAIVRLLPTIKAAALLPNSYLRPELLNGGGLVSLHIKELEQTQRTTCLIYQSSGGLSTAARCLVQVTEDVFLNSRE; encoded by the coding sequence ATGTATGATGATTTAGATGCGTTTGCTGCGGTGGTGGAGCACTCCAGCCTGAACCGGGCCTCGCGCCAGCTCAACCTGTCCCAACCTGCCCTCTCCCGCAAAATCTCCAAGCTGGAGGAGCGGCTCGGCGTCGCCCTGTTCAACCGCTTCGGCAAGCGCCTGGAGCTTACAGAGGTTGGCCGGCTTACCTACACCTATGCGCTGGAGCAGCGGCAGCAGCGTTCCAAGTTCCTGGAAGCGTTATCGAAGTTCAAGGAGGGCGAGCCGCAGCTCGTAACCCTGGGTGCCAGCCTGACCACATTGCAGACCACCCTGCCTCCCCTCGTAAAAGCGTACACCGAGAAATATCCGGCAGCCGAGCTGAAGCTCATCACCGGGAAGACCCATGAGATGGTTACCGCTGTCAGCGAAGGCAAATGCGATGTCGCCATCATCGCCTCCCAGGTCCGGGAGCCGGGGCTGCGCTGCATCCCGCTGTTCGAGGACCAGCTCCGGCTGGTCGTCTCCGAGCAGCATCCGCTGACCCTGACGCCGCGGCTCACCATGGAGCATCTCTCCCGGCTGCCGATGATTCTTTTCTCCAAGGGAACCTGGTACCGCCGGACGACAGATGATCTGTTCCAGCGCTGCGGGGTGGATCCCGATGTACGGATGGAGATCGATTCCTTCGAGGCCATCGTCCGTCTGCTGCCCACCATCAAAGCTGCGGCCCTGCTGCCGAATTCGTATCTTCGCCCGGAGCTGCTGAACGGCGGGGGACTGGTCTCCCTGCACATCAAGGAGCTGGAGCAGACGCAGCGGACCACTTGCCTCATCTACCAGAGCAGCGGCGGACTCAGTACGGCAGCGCGCTGCCTGGTGCAGGTGACGGAGGATGTCTTCCTAAACAGCCGCGAGTAG